A single Staphylococcus muscae DNA region contains:
- a CDS encoding nitrate reductase subunit alpha, with translation MAKFGLNFFKPTEKFNGNWSVLEHKSREWEKMYRERWSHDKVVRTTHGVNCTGSCSWKVFVKNGVITWENQQIDYPSCGPDMPEFEPRGCPRGASFSWYEYSPLRIKYPYVRGKLWELWKQALSEHEDPIKAWASIVEDEKKTRIYKSARGKGGHVRANWRDVAQLISAQLIYTIKKDGPDRIAGFTPIPAMSMISYAAGARFISLLGGEMLSFYDWYADLPPASPQIWGEQTDVPESSDWYNAAYIMMWGSNVPLTRTPDAHFMTEVRYKGAKVVSVAPDYAENVKFADNWLAPNPGTDAAIAQAMTHVIMQEFYEDEPSEMFINYAKQYSDMPFVIRLDKDANGYKAGRFLRSSDFGSTSENSEWKPVVFDTLTDTIQVPNGTMGQRWEEGKQWNLKLENEQGEKIDPAMTVATGEYALATIQFPYFDNAGNGVFERPIPVRKMTLANGEETLVTTIYDLMASQYGVKRFGHELEAKGFEDAESFYTPAWQEKVTGVKADVVTQVAREFAQNAIDTGGRSMIIMGAGINHWFNSDTIYRAILNLVVLCGCQGVNGGGWAHYVGQEKCRPIEGWSTIAFAKDWQGPPRLQNGTSWFYFATDQWKYEESGVDRLASPLAENIKLQHPADYNVLAARNGWLPSYPQFDRNSLLWGEEARDAGEFTNEAILARALEDVKSRKTKFAVENPGLRKNHPKSLFVWRSNLISSSAKGQEYFMKHLLGTKSALMAEPNERDKPEEIEWSEDTVGKLDLLVSLDFRMTATPLYSDVVLPAATWYEKHDISSTDMHPFIHPFNPAIDPLWESRSDWDIFKTLSKTFSDMSRTHLTGTYKDVVTAPLAHDSKQEISLSYGEIKDWTKGEVEPIPGKTMPGFAVVDRTYTDVHDKFISVGPLLENGKVGAHGVSFSVKEEYDELRSMVGKWEDDTVKNDKPRIDTARKVADVILNVSSASNGRVSQKSYEDLEQQTGMELKDISAERASEKITFLNITSQPREVIPTAVFPGSNKQGRRYSPFTTNIERLVPFRTLTGRQSYYIDHEVFQQFGEALPVYKPTLPPMVFGTKDKEVKGGVDALVLRYLTPHGKWNIHSTYQDNQHMLTLFRGGPTVWISNEDAAQHGIDDNDWLEVYNRNGVVTARAVVSHRMPRGTMFMYHAQDKHIQTPGSEISGTRGGSHNAPTRIHLKPTQLMGGYAQISYSFNYYGPIGNQRDVYVAVRKMKEVDWLED, from the coding sequence GTAAATTATGGGAATTATGGAAACAAGCATTAAGTGAACATGAAGATCCGATTAAAGCATGGGCGTCTATCGTTGAAGATGAGAAGAAAACACGTATTTATAAATCAGCACGTGGTAAAGGTGGCCATGTGCGTGCAAACTGGAGAGACGTAGCGCAACTTATTTCAGCACAATTAATCTACACAATTAAGAAAGATGGTCCAGACCGTATCGCAGGATTCACACCAATTCCAGCGATGTCTATGATCAGTTATGCAGCTGGTGCACGTTTCATCTCATTACTTGGTGGAGAAATGTTAAGTTTCTACGACTGGTATGCGGATTTACCACCAGCATCTCCACAAATCTGGGGTGAACAAACAGACGTACCAGAATCAAGTGACTGGTACAATGCAGCATACATCATGATGTGGGGTTCTAACGTGCCATTAACACGTACACCAGATGCCCACTTTATGACAGAAGTTCGTTATAAAGGTGCAAAAGTTGTTTCAGTAGCACCTGACTATGCAGAAAACGTTAAGTTTGCGGATAACTGGTTAGCGCCAAACCCTGGTACTGACGCAGCGATTGCACAAGCAATGACACATGTTATCATGCAAGAATTCTATGAAGATGAACCATCTGAAATGTTCATAAACTATGCAAAACAGTATTCAGATATGCCTTTCGTAATTCGTTTGGATAAAGATGCAAATGGCTACAAAGCTGGTCGTTTCTTACGTTCAAGTGACTTCGGCAGTACATCTGAAAACAGTGAATGGAAACCAGTCGTATTCGATACGTTAACAGATACAATTCAAGTGCCAAACGGTACAATGGGTCAACGTTGGGAAGAAGGCAAACAATGGAACCTTAAGTTAGAAAACGAACAAGGTGAAAAAATTGATCCAGCTATGACAGTAGCAACAGGTGAATATGCGCTTGCAACAATTCAATTCCCTTACTTCGACAACGCAGGTAACGGTGTATTCGAACGTCCAATTCCAGTGCGTAAAATGACATTGGCAAATGGCGAAGAAACACTTGTTACAACAATCTATGACTTAATGGCATCACAATATGGTGTGAAACGTTTCGGTCATGAATTAGAAGCAAAAGGTTTTGAAGATGCAGAATCGTTCTACACACCTGCATGGCAAGAAAAAGTAACAGGCGTGAAAGCAGACGTTGTAACACAAGTTGCACGTGAATTTGCACAAAACGCAATTGATACAGGCGGCCGCTCAATGATTATCATGGGTGCAGGAATCAACCACTGGTTCAACTCTGATACGATTTATCGTGCAATCCTTAACCTTGTTGTTTTATGTGGTTGTCAAGGTGTGAACGGTGGCGGCTGGGCGCACTACGTTGGACAAGAAAAATGTCGTCCAATTGAAGGTTGGAGCACAATTGCATTTGCGAAAGACTGGCAAGGTCCACCACGTTTACAAAACGGTACAAGCTGGTTCTACTTTGCAACAGATCAGTGGAAATATGAAGAATCTGGTGTAGATCGTCTTGCATCACCACTTGCAGAAAACATCAAGTTACAACACCCTGCCGACTACAATGTTCTTGCAGCACGTAACGGTTGGTTACCTTCATACCCACAATTCGATCGCAACAGCTTATTATGGGGCGAAGAAGCACGTGATGCTGGTGAATTCACAAACGAAGCAATCTTAGCACGTGCTTTAGAAGACGTGAAATCACGTAAGACGAAGTTTGCGGTTGAAAACCCAGGCTTGCGTAAAAACCATCCGAAATCATTATTCGTATGGCGTTCAAACTTAATCTCAAGTTCTGCCAAAGGTCAAGAGTACTTCATGAAACACTTATTAGGTACGAAGTCAGCATTAATGGCTGAACCGAACGAAAGAGACAAACCAGAAGAAATCGAATGGAGCGAAGATACAGTTGGTAAGTTAGACTTACTTGTTTCTTTAGACTTCCGTATGACTGCAACACCATTGTACTCAGACGTTGTCTTACCAGCTGCAACTTGGTATGAAAAGCATGACATTTCATCAACTGACATGCACCCATTCATTCATCCATTCAATCCAGCAATCGATCCATTATGGGAATCACGTTCTGACTGGGATATCTTCAAGACATTGAGTAAAACATTCTCAGATATGTCTCGTACACATTTAACAGGAACATACAAAGACGTTGTGACAGCGCCATTAGCACACGACTCTAAACAAGAAATCTCATTATCATATGGTGAAATCAAAGACTGGACAAAAGGTGAAGTTGAACCAATTCCTGGTAAAACAATGCCAGGATTTGCGGTTGTAGATCGTACTTATACAGATGTACACGATAAGTTCATCTCAGTAGGACCATTACTAGAGAATGGTAAAGTCGGTGCACACGGTGTCAGCTTCTCAGTTAAAGAAGAGTACGATGAGTTACGCAGCATGGTTGGTAAATGGGAAGACGATACAGTGAAGAATGACAAACCACGTATCGATACAGCACGTAAAGTAGCAGACGTTATCTTAAACGTATCTTCTGCATCAAATGGTCGCGTATCACAAAAATCATACGAAGATCTTGAACAGCAAACTGGTATGGAATTAAAAGATATTTCTGCAGAACGTGCATCAGAAAAGATTACGTTCTTGAATATCACATCACAACCACGTGAAGTGATCCCAACAGCGGTATTCCCAGGTTCTAACAAACAAGGTCGTCGTTACTCACCATTCACAACAAACATTGAACGTCTCGTACCATTTAGAACATTGACAGGTCGTCAAAGTTACTATATCGACCACGAGGTATTCCAACAGTTCGGTGAAGCATTACCAGTATACAAACCAACATTACCACCAATGGTATTTGGTACGAAAGATAAAGAAGTCAAAGGTGGCGTTGACGCACTTGTATTACGCTACTTAACACCACACGGTAAGTGGAACATTCACTCAACATATCAAGATAACCAACATATGTTGACATTATTCCGTGGTGGTCCAACAGTTTGGATCTCAAACGAAGATGCAGCACAACATGGCATTGATGATAACGACTGGTTAGAAGTTTATAACCGAAACGGTGTTGTAACAGCACGTGCAGTTGTATCACACCGTATGCCACGGGGCACAATGTTCATGTACCATGCGCAAGACAAACACATTCAAACACCAGGATCTGAAATCTCTGGTACACGTGGTGGTTCACACAACGCACCAACACGTATCCACCTAAAACCAACACAATTAATGGGTGGTTATGCACAAATTAGTTATTCATTTAACTATTACGGACCAATCGGTAACCAACGTGACGTATACGTTGCCGTTAGAAAAATGAAAGAGGTGGATTGGCTTGAAGATTAA